Part of the Pseudomonas abietaniphila genome is shown below.
TGGCTTCGCGAAATTCATTCCAGCGCTTGCCAGCATTGAGGTGATCGGCGCCGGACCCGGCTCAGTTCGCCACAAGCAGTTCAAGGAAGGCGGTTTGGTGGTGGTCGAGCAGTTGAACTCACATGACGACCGCGCGCTGTCCATGACCTGGACAACGATCTATAACAATCTGGGAATCCGCAATCTCTGGGCTTCAATGACGGTGTTCCCCACCGGCGAGCGCACCTGCAATGCCACCTGGACCATCATTGCAGAACCTGCCGAGGGCAATCCCGCCAGCCCTGAAGAATTCCACAACTTCCTTCAAGGCTTTGCTGATGATGCCATGAGCAACGTGCAGAAACTGTTCGCCTGATAGACAGCCGCTGGGCTTGAAGCCCGCTCTGGTTCAAGCCTGAGCGGGCTTTTCATTGCCCTTAAATGACAAAACCCCTGTCTGCGTAAGCAGACAGGGGTTTCGGAATGAATCTTGACGATGACCTACTCTCACATGGGGAAACCCCACACTACCATCGGCGATGCACCGTTTCACTGCTGAGTTCGGGATGGGATCAGGTGGTTCCAGCACTCTATGGTCGTCAAGAAATTCTGTTGCTGATCCGTTACGAGGTAACGAGCCAACGAAAATTGGTGACCTTCACTTAAAACAAAACCCCATCTGCGTTCGCAGATGGGGTTTTGGAATTTAATCTTGACGATGACCTACTCTCACATGGGGAAACCCCACACTACCATCGGCGATGCATCGTTTCACTGCTGAGTTCGGGATGGGATCAGGTGGTTCCAACGCTCTATGGTCGTCAAGAAATTCGGGTACTGACTCGTGACCGTATGGCCTCGCTTCAGCAAATCGGGTATGTGATCAGGTTTTGCCTGTGTGCTGCAAACTTTCGGTGCGTGTCGTCTTCACAGTCACCGCAATCTGTGCTCATCGAGTCGCAGATTGCTTGGGTGTTATATGGTCAAGCCTCACGGGCAATTAGTATTGGTTAGCTCAACGCCTCACAGCGCTTACACACCCAACCTATCAACGTCGTAGTCTTCGACGGCCCTTCAGGGAACTCAAGGTTCCAGTGAGATCTCATCTTGAGGCAAGTTTCCCGCTTAGATGCTTTCAGCGGTTATCTTTTCCGAACATAGCTACCCGGCAATGCCACTGGCGTGACAACCGGAACACCAGAGGTTCGTCCACTCCGGTCCTCTCGTACTAGGAGCAGCCCCTCTCAAATCTCAAACGTCCACGGCAGATAGGGACCGAACTGTCTCACGACGTTCTAAACCCAGCTCGCGTACCACTTTAAATGGCGAACAGCCATACCCTTGGGACCGGCTTCAGCCCCAGGATGTGATGAGCCGACATCGAGGTGCCAAACACCGCCGTCGATATGAACTCTTGGGCGGTATCAGCCTGTTATCCCCGGAGTACCTTTTATCCGTTGAGCGATGGCCCTTCCATACAGAACCACCGGATCACTAAGACCTACTTTCGTACCTGCTCGACGTGTCTGTCTCGCAGTCAAGCGCGCTTTTGCCTTTATACTCTACGACCGATTTCCGACCGGTCTGAGCGCACCTTCGTACTCCTCCGTTACTCTTTAGGAGGAGACCGCCCCAGTCAAACTACCCACCATACACTGTCCTCGATCCGGATAACGGACCTGAGTTAGAACCTCAAAGTTGCCAGGGTGGTATTTCAAGGATGGCTCCACGCGAACTGGCGTCCACGCTTCAAAGCCTCCCACCTATCCTACACAAGCAAATTCAAAGTCCAGTGCAAAGCTATAGTAAAGGTTCACGGGGTCTTTCCGTCTAGCCGCGGATACACTGCATCTTCACAGCGATTTCAATTTCACTGAGTCTCGGGTGGAGACAGCGCCGCCATCGTTACGCCATTCGTGCAGGTCGGAACTTACCCGACAAGGAATTTCGCTACCTTAGGACCGTTATAGTTACGGCCGCCGTTTACCGGGGCTTCGATCAAGAGCTTCGCGTTAGCTAACCCCATCAATTAACCTTCCGGCACCGGGCAGGCGTCACACCCTATACGTCCACTTTCGTGTTTGCAGAGTGCTGTGTTTTTAATAAACAGTCGCAGCGGCCTGGTATCTTCGACCGGCATGAGCTTACGGAGCAAGTCCTTCACCCTCACCGGCGCACCTTCTCCCGAAGTTACGGTGCCATTTTGCCTAGTTCCTTCACCCGAGTTCTCTCAAGCGCCTTGGTATTCTCTACCCAACCACCTGTGTCGGTTTGGGGTACGGTTCCTGGTTACCTGAAGCTTAGAAGCTTTTCTTGGAAGCATGGCATCAACCACTTCGTGTTCCAAAGAACACTCGTCATCAGCTCTCGGCCTTAAGATCCCGGATTTACCTAAGATCTCAGCCTACCACCTTAAACCTGGACAACCAACGCCAGGCTGGCCTAGCCTTCTCCGTCCCTCCATCGCAATAACCAGAAGTACAGGAATATTAACCTGTTTTCCATCGACTACGCTTTTCAGCCTCGCCTTAGGGACCGACTAACCCTGCGTCGATTAACGTTGCGCAGGAAACCTTGGTCTTTCGGCGTGGGTGTTTTTCACACCCATTGTCGTTACTCATGTCAGCATTCGCACTTCTGATACCTCCAGCAAGCTTCTCAACTCACCTTCACAGGCTTACAGAACGCTCCTCTACCGCATCATCAAAAGATGATACCCGTAGCTTCGGTGCATGGTTTGAGCCCCGTTACATCTTCCGCGCAGGCCGACTCGACTAGTGAGCTATTACGCTTTCTTTAAAGGGTGGCTGCTTCTAAGCCAACCTCCTAGCTGTCTAAGCCTTCCCACATCGTTTCCCACTTAACCATGACTTTGGGACCTTAGCTGACGGTCTGGGTTGTTTCCCTTTTCACGACGGACGTTAGCACCCGCCGTGTGTCTCCCATGCTCGGCACTTGTAGGTATTCGGAGTTTGCATCGGTTTGGTAAGTCGGGATGACCCCCTAGCCGAAACAGTGCTCTACCCCCTACAGTGATACATGAGGCGCTACCTAAATAGCTTTCGAGGAGAACCAGCTATCTCCGAGCTTGATTAGCCTTTCACTCCGATCCACAGGTCATCCGCTAACTTTTCAACGGTAGTCGGTTCGGTCCTCCAGTCAGTGTTACCTAACCTTCAACCTGCCCATGGATAGATCGCCCGGTTTCGGGTCTATTCCCAGCGACTAGACGCCCTATTAAGACTCGCTTTCGCTACGCCTCCCCTATTCGGTTAAGCTCGCCACTGAAAATAAGTCGCTGACCCATTATACAAAAGGTACGCAGTCACCCAACAAAGTGGGCTCCCACTGCTTGTACGCATACGGTTTCAGGATCTATTTCACTCCGCTCTCCGCGGTTCTTTTCGCCTTTCCCTCACGGTACTGGTTCACTATCGGTCAGTCAGTAGTATTTAGCCTTGGAGGATGGTCCCCCCATGTTCAGACAAGGTTTCTCGTGCCCCGTCCTACTCGATTTCATTGACAAGAGATTTTCGCGTACAGGGCTATCACCCACTATGGCCGCACTTTCCAGAGCGTTCCGCTAATCTCAAATCAACTTAAGGGCTGGTCCCCGTTCGCTCGCCACTACTAAGGGAATCTCGGTTGATTTCTTTTCCTCAGGGTACTTAGATGTTTCAGTTCCCCTGGTTCGCCTCTTACGCCTATGTATTCAGCGTAAGATAACTGTCTTATGACAGCTGGGTTCCCCCATTCAGACATCTCCGGATCACAGTCTGTTTGCCGACTCCCCGAAGCTTTTCGCAGGCTACCACGTCTTTCATCGCCTCTGACTGCCAAGGCATCCACCGTATGCGCTTCTTCACTTGACCATATAACCCCAAGCAATCTGGTTATACTGTGAAGACGACATTCGCCGAAAGTTTGCATTCACAAACTTTACCTTAGCCTGAATGAACACCAGTGAAAGTGCCATCCAGTCTATCTTTCTATCACATACCCAAATTTTTAAAGAACGATTCTGACAAAGATCAGAAATCAACATTCAGCCTTCAATCGAAGGAAATGCTCATTTCTAAGCTTTAGCGGACAACTGTCTGTACCCAACTACTACGGTAAATGGTGGAGCCAAGCGGGATCGAACCGCTGACCTCCTGCGTGCAAGGCAGGCGCTCTCCCAGCTGAGCTATGGCCCCGTATCGCTACAGGGTGCACCGGTAATTGGTGGGTCTGGGCAGATTCGAACTGCCGACCTCACCCTTATCAGGGGTGCGCTCTAACCAACTGAGCTACAGACCCAATCGTCTTCTTCAATGAATCAAGCAATTCGTGTGGGAACTTGCGAAGAAGCTGAGTCTTCGATTAAGGAGGTGATCCAGCCGCAGGTTCCCCTACGGCTACCTTGTTACGACTTCACCCCAGTCATGAATCACACCGTGGTAACCGTCCCCCCGAAGGTTAGACTAGCTACTTCTGGTGCAACCCACTCCCATGGTGTGACGGGCGGTGTGTACAAGGCCCGGGAACGTATTCACCGCGACATTCTGATTCGCGATTACTAGCGATTCCGACTTCACGCAGTCGAGTTGCAGACTGCGATCCGGACTACGATCGGTTTTGTGGGATTAGCTCCACCTCGCGGCTTGGCAACCCTCTGTACCGACCATTGTAGCACGTGTGTAGCCCAGGCCGTAAGGGCCATGATGACTTGACGTCATCCCCACCTTCCTCCGGTTTGTCACCGGCAGTCTCCTTAGAGTGCCCACCATAACGTGCTGGTAACTAAGGACAAGGGTTGCGCTCGTTACGGGACTTAACCCAACATCTCACGACACGAGCTGACGACAGCCATGCAGCACCTGTCTCAATGTTCCCGAAGGCACCAATCCATCTCTGGAAAGTTCATTGGATGTCAAGGCCTGGTAAGGTTCTTCGCGTTGCTTCGAATTAAACCACATGCTCCACCGCTTGTGCGGGCCCCCGTCAATTCATTTGAGTTTTAACCTTGCGGCCGTACTCCCCAGGCGGTCAACTTAATGCGTTAGCTGCGCCACTAAGAGTTCAAGACTCCCAACGGCTAGTTGACATCGTTTACGGCGTGGACTACCAGGGTATCTAATCCTGTTTGCTCCCCACGCTTTCGCACCTCAGTGTCAGTATGAGCCCAGGTGGTCGCCTTCGCCACTGGTGTTCCTTCCTATATCTACGCATTTCACCGCTACACAGGAAATTCCACCACCCTCTGCCCTACTCTAGCTTGCCAGTTTTGGATGCAGTTCCCAGGTTGAGCCCGGGGATTTCACATCCAACTTAACAAACCACCTACGCGCGCTTTACGCCCAGTAATTCCGATTAACGCTTGCACCCTCTGTATTACCGCGGCTGCTGGCACAGAGTTAGCCGGTGCTTATTCTGTCGGTAACGTCAAAACACTAACGTATTAGGTTAATGCCCTTCCTCCCAACTTAAAGTGCTTTACAATCCGAAGACCTTCTTCACACACGCGGCATGGCTGGATCAGGCTTTCGCCCATTGTCCAATATTCCCCACTGCTGCCTCCCGTAGGAGTCTGGACCGTGTCTCAGTTCCAGTGTGACTGATCATCCTCTCAGACCAGTTACGGATCGTCGCCTTGGTGAGCCATTACCTCACCAACTAGCTAATCCGACCTAGGCTCATCTGATAGCGTGAGGTCCGAAGATCCCCCACTTTCTCCCGTAGGACGTATGCGGTATTAGCGTCCCTTTCGAGACGTTGTCCCCCACTACCAGGCAGATTCCTAGGCATTACTCACCCGTCCGCCGCTGAATCAGGGAGCAAGCTCCCTTCATCCGCTCGACTTGCATGTGTTAGGCCTGCCGCCAGCGTTCAATCTGAGCCATGATCAAACTCTTCAGTTCAATACTGCAATCGGGTTTTGAGAAAACCCTATAAACTTGGCTCAGCAATCGTTGGTTAAACCATGATTTCTCGTGGAGCAACGTGCGATGCTGATAATCAGTTGACTTCAGTCTTACAGCGCAAGCACCCACACGAATTGCTTGATTCAGTTGTTAAAGAGCGGTTGGTTAAGAGCTTTTCGTCTCAACCGAGGCGCGCATTGTACAGCGTCCTCTGTATCTGTCAAGCGGTTATTTTCAGAAGTTTTCAAAGTTTCCTTTGCAACTTCAACCACTTGCGCTTCGTTCGACTTGGCGTCTCACGTCAGCGGGAGGCGAATTCTACAGCGTTACAATCTGCTGTCAACTCCCTTTTTCACCGCTGTCGATTCAAGCGTCTGAACCGAAGCCCCTCCTCGCTGCTTACTTCGTCCAACTCGTTGATTCTCAAGGAGTTTTCCGTTTCGTCTGCGCCGGAAGTGGGGCGAATTATAGAGAGATTCAGAGGGGCGTCAACACTTAATTTGAAGTTTCTATCAAAAAGCCAAAACATCAGCAAAATCAGCCAGTTCCTTCTGTTTATATAGGAAGCCGCTTTCGCGGCTTCCTATATAGAAAAGACCTAGAGAACGCCCGCCTCGCGTAACGCCATCACGGCCTCGTCTGAAAGACCCAGAACACCCGTGAGGACCTCCAGCGTGTGCTCGCCCAGTAAAGGAGGCGCCCGACGATATTCAACAGGTGTCTCCGACAACCTGATCGGGCTGGCAACCTGTGGCACCGTTCCGCCCAGCGCGTGAGGCAGCTCGATTTTCAAACCTCGAGCCTGGACCTGAGGGTCGTCGAACACTTGAGCGACATCATTGATCGGGCCGCACGGCACACCTGCAAGCTCCAATGCTGCAACCCACTCAGCCGTAGTCTTGAACACGGTCGCCTGACGAATCAGCGGAATCAGCTCGGCTCGATGCGCAACACGCTGCTTATTAGTGGCGAACCTTGGGTCATCCGCCCATTGCGACTGACCGGCGACTTCCGCGAACTTACGGAACTGGCTGTCGTTACCCACCGTCAGGATGAAATCGCCATCCGCCGTCGGAAAGTCCTGATAGGGCACGATGTTCGGGTGAGCGTTACCCAGCCGCCTTGGTGAGACACCTGTCGTCAGGTAATTCATCGCCTGGTTCGCCAGACAGGCGACCTGCACATCCAGAAGCGCCATATCGATATGCTGCCCCATACCGCCCTGATCGCGGTGCGCCAACGCAGCGAGAATAGCCGACGTCGAGTAAAGCCCTGTCAGGATATCCGTCAGCGCCACCCCGACCTTGACCGGGCCGGCACCTTCTTCACCTTCAGGCCGGCCAGTCAGGCTCATCAAGCCACCCAACCCCTGAATCATGAAGTCATAACCCGCGCGCTTGGCATACGGACCCGTCTGACCAAAGCCAGTGATCGAGCAATAGATCAGCCGGGGGTTCTCAGCCTGCAGGGACGCATAATCGAGACCATACGCCTTGAGCCCGCCCACCTTGAAGTTCTCGATCACAATGTCAGACTTCGCGGCCAACTCGCGCACCAGCTTCTGACCTTCAGGCTGGGTGAAGTCAATGGTGACGGATTGCTTGTTCCTGTTGGCGGAAAGGTAATAAGCCGCTTCGGAGGTATTCTCGCCTTGAGCATCCCTGAGGAATGGCGGCCCCCAGGCGCGAGTGTCATCGCCATTGCCTGGACGCTCGATCTTGATCACGTCAGCGCCGAGGTCGGCGAGAATCTGTCCCGCCCAAGGTCCGGCAAGAACCCTGGACAAGTCCAGCACACGCAAATGCGATAGCGCGCCCATGGCCGGCTCCTCAATAGAACGCCTGAATGCCCGTCTGCGCACGACCCAGAATCAACGCGTGAACATCATGCGTGCCTTCATAGGTATTGACGACTTCCAGGTTGACCAGATGGCGTGCGATGCCGAACTCGTCAGAAATCCCATTGCCACCAAGCATGTCGCGGGCCATGCGTGCGATGTCCAGGGACTTGCCACAGGAGTTACGTTTCATGATCGACGTGATCTCGACGGCCGCCGTACCTTCATCTTTCATGCGACCCAAGCGCAGGCAACCTTGCAGCGCCATAGTGATTTCTGTCTGCATGTCGGCCAGTTTCTTCTGGATCAACTGATTGGCTGCCAAAGGCCGGCCAAATTGCTGGCGATCCAGGGTGTACTGCCGCGCGGTGTGCCAGCAGAACTCGGCCGCACCCAACGCACCCCAGGAGATGCCATACCGCGCCGAGTTCAGGCAGGTGAACGGGCCTTTCAAACCACGCACATCCGGGAAGATGTTTTCTTCTGGCACAAAGACGTTATCCATCACGATCTCGCCAGTGATGGAAGCCCGCAGCCCGACCTTGCCATGAATGACCGGCGCGCTCAGGCCCTGCCAACCTTTCTCCAACACGAAGCCGCGGATGTCGCCAGCATCGTCTTTTGCCCAGACCACGAACACGTCCGCGATAGGACTGTTGGTGATCCACATTTTGCTGCCACTTAGGCGATAACCGCCGTCGACCTTCCTGGCTCGAGTGATCATTGCGCCCGGGTCTGAGCCGTGGTTCGGCTCCGTGAGACCAAAGCAACCGATCCACTCGCCAGAGGCCAGCTTCGGCAGATACTTCTGCTTCTGCGCTTCGGTACCGAATTCATTGATGGGCACCATGACCAGGGACGACTGGACACTCATCATTGAGCGATAGCCGGAATCGACGCGCTCCACTTCACGGGCGATCAGGCCGTAGCAGACATAGTTCAAACCGCTGCCACCGTATTGCTCGGGAATGGTCGCGCCCAGCAGGCCGACTTCACCCATTTCACGGAAAATCGCAGGATCGGTCTGCTCGTGACGAAAGGCTTCGAGGACCCGCGGCGCCAACTTGTCCTGGGCGAACTGCTCGGCGCTGTCGCGAACCATGCGCTCTTCTTCAGTGAGCTGCTGATCCAGCAACAGTGGATCGATCCAATTGAAGCTTGCCTTACCGCCCATGACTGTCTCCTCGCGAAATGATGTTCTCGGACGCTGCCGAGAAAAGTCGTGGATTGATCCTAGGCGCGGATCTGTCCTACAGCAAACGACGATTTTGCATAGTGTTGTGCTAATTTCTCACTCCGAGAACGTATAAAACCCGGAATCCAGAGCTCACGAGTGAGGTTGACGTACATGCGACGCAAGATCCCCAGTACGTCCGCGCTGGTCAGCTTTGAAGCGGCGGCTCGTCATGAAAGCTTTACCAAGGCAGCTGACGAACTGTCCCTCACGCAAAGTGCGGTTTGCCGACAGATTGCCAGCCTCGAAGAATTCCTCAACGTGGAGCTATTCCGACGCTCACGAAGGGGCGTGAAGCTGACCGAAGCAG
Proteins encoded:
- a CDS encoding CaiB/BaiF CoA transferase family protein; this encodes MGALSHLRVLDLSRVLAGPWAGQILADLGADVIKIERPGNGDDTRAWGPPFLRDAQGENTSEAAYYLSANRNKQSVTIDFTQPEGQKLVRELAAKSDIVIENFKVGGLKAYGLDYASLQAENPRLIYCSITGFGQTGPYAKRAGYDFMIQGLGGLMSLTGRPEGEEGAGPVKVGVALTDILTGLYSTSAILAALAHRDQGGMGQHIDMALLDVQVACLANQAMNYLTTGVSPRRLGNAHPNIVPYQDFPTADGDFILTVGNDSQFRKFAEVAGQSQWADDPRFATNKQRVAHRAELIPLIRQATVFKTTAEWVAALELAGVPCGPINDVAQVFDDPQVQARGLKIELPHALGGTVPQVASPIRLSETPVEYRRAPPLLGEHTLEVLTGVLGLSDEAVMALREAGVL
- a CDS encoding SRPBCC family protein; amino-acid sequence: MHPLKPDTLISNPVGTPVVSTVSVPVDAQAVWAVVGDFGGFAKFIPALASIEVIGAGPGSVRHKQFKEGGLVVVEQLNSHDDRALSMTWTTIYNNLGIRNLWASMTVFPTGERTCNATWTIIAEPAEGNPASPEEFHNFLQGFADDAMSNVQKLFA
- a CDS encoding acyl-CoA dehydrogenase, which encodes MGGKASFNWIDPLLLDQQLTEEERMVRDSAEQFAQDKLAPRVLEAFRHEQTDPAIFREMGEVGLLGATIPEQYGGSGLNYVCYGLIAREVERVDSGYRSMMSVQSSLVMVPINEFGTEAQKQKYLPKLASGEWIGCFGLTEPNHGSDPGAMITRARKVDGGYRLSGSKMWITNSPIADVFVVWAKDDAGDIRGFVLEKGWQGLSAPVIHGKVGLRASITGEIVMDNVFVPEENIFPDVRGLKGPFTCLNSARYGISWGALGAAEFCWHTARQYTLDRQQFGRPLAANQLIQKKLADMQTEITMALQGCLRLGRMKDEGTAAVEITSIMKRNSCGKSLDIARMARDMLGGNGISDEFGIARHLVNLEVVNTYEGTHDVHALILGRAQTGIQAFY